In the Primulina tabacum isolate GXHZ01 chromosome 7, ASM2559414v2, whole genome shotgun sequence genome, AGTAAATGAGAGATGGCACAGACAGATAGAAGTGGagtataaattataataaactttcaaaCGCTGCAACCCCaatcttttattaaaaaaaattcatttagtTAAAGAGAACTCTTGTAGTCCTATGTTTCCGGACAAGTAATGATCAAAACTTCATTTTTCTGCTAAAATTTTGTGCACAAGACAAGTATGTAATATAGTTACAATTTCCCAGCTATACAAAGCAAGTGGAGAGTTGTACGTATTGGATTTGCAACAGTTAAAGGGACCTCCATTTCTGTTCCTTGAAGTTTGTGCTGCTTTTAGAGCTTTGGTGATGTAGCTTATTACAATTATATGGATGTACCAGCCTCTGCCTGTGGAATATACATAATTTTGCCATTTCGATCTTTTTAGTGATATATGTGTATGTGTTGGAACTTATACTTTAAATTGTGACTTGTAATTTTAAGTAACCTATTGAAAGAAGTAAAAATTTTGAATGTTAGGATGCCAAATGCTGCAAGTATCTGTTTGTATTGCAGAACGTCACAGCTATCAGTTTGATATAGAGTTGTCACTCAAGATAGCACTAAATTTCTCTTCCTGATTAGGATGCAAACAAACCTAATTGCTAATTCCTTCTATTCATTTTAGAATATCTCAAAATCCACAATGCTGAAAAACATTGTCTTGTAATTGCTAATTACTCATAAGTAGTGCTTGAGTTAAACTCGAGCTTTAATTTATCAGGCTCGTGTGCTCCTCAAACAATCGAGCCCAGGCAATGAATATTATTAGTATTATCATTGTGTGAATctgatttaaattaatatttttgtcgTTTGTCCACAATTACATATGCAGTAAAGGGCATTTTCGTGAATTTGTAGAcaagctcgagctcgactcaTGCTCAATTAAACCGAGTTCAAAAATCTCAACATGCTCCACCTCGATTTGGCACCATGTGCAGATTCCCGACTGTTATTACCTATTGTTTTCTCGGTGAAGTCACCTGCATATGACCAGTACAAGTACCAGAACCAAAAGTATAAATGACAAAGGTGAAAAGAAAAAACATCCGGGCAGGTTGGTCATTTTTACACTGATAAAACAGAGATTAATGGACTATCAGAAGAGTTGAGAAAAGTTACCAGAAGGAAGAAAAGACTTTCAACATTTCCAAATTACATACACATAATTAAATGCTCTACAGCATCAGCTTCTAACTATACAAATGTTTCCGCGAAAAAGGAGAAAAAATTAGGGAACTAGAAATGTAGCAATATCATTTTCCCACTTGCCGTATCTTGAGCTAAAACTACCACCTCCCCTTTGCTCAGCAAACTCCTGAAACACTTCGCGAGCAGAAGTATCCCAAGTTTTAAGCATTTCTTTAAGTGGTATAGGCTGCGAGCATTTTCTAAGTGACAAACTGAAAATGGATTTTGCCTTCAACCAGAGATCTTTCCCTTCTTCATCTCCACTGTGAGATAAAGCACACATGTCAGACACATTTTTATGTCAGGCTGCGATAAAACCTTCATTTTTTATTGTGTTAGATATATCCTCTAGTCAATTTGTTTTGAACTCGCAAATCCATACTCATTTACGCCGTTATTTGAAAACAGGGAGGGTCATTAACACGTTATGGGACTGTCATTAGCAAGCAAATGAATCCCAACAAGATAAAGCTTTTACTAAACAACGCATGTAACAGAAAAACTTAGTCACAAAAATAATGTATAATAATTGGTTTCTCACCTAAAATCAAGAGGCAATGCTTCCGACACGACGGGAGAAGATTATCAGGTGTCACAATCAGTTCCAGAAGCAGAGTGGGAAACTGTAAGCATGgaataatattgtttaacttaTTCACTGGAAATTCCAGAAAGCAAAGGAAGAAAAAGATCCAAAACGCGTTACCATCTTTTCTGATTTCATTAAGCATATGGTTAATTTCCTTGATCTCTTGTAAGATGAGATTACTAGGCTGTGATTATACATTACAAAATTTTAGATATTGGAGTACAAgattataattttttcaaaattctgcacgccaagaaaatttattttgatatgGGAGGTGAAAAATTAAAAGGATACCTCTTTTTTCAAAAACTCGAGTAAAtgcaatcaaattttttttaaaaaaaaatctcaaatacccaacaaaatTTGATAGTGTTAGTTTTAATatcttttaaaagttttttgtTTGTACGCAAAAAATCTTGTAAGACAGTCTTACATATCACTTTTATGATGCGAGTTTCCAATATgatcaaattcatgaaaaattatattttaatgccaaaaatattacttatagATCAGATCGACCTGTCTCATTAATATAAGCTCGTGATCTCATAAAAGACTTACTCTTACTTTTAAtcattatatatgtataattagGACAAGGAATATGGATGCCATATAAATGATTTTGATGATCTCCATAGATAGTTTAAGTTATGgtgtattaaaatttattataagaaatatataatataattttgcgGAGAATGAGAAGTAAAAGTTCATGTTTATAGATAACAAAACAGAGCTGCTGATTTCTTTATATCTAAAGCATCGAAATACGTCAGATGATACAGAATTACCAGAACCCCTCCACCAGGCTTACACGACATCATGGAAGATATAATAAGATGAGAATTGACACTTGCAGAAGAATAACAATAACTTAGTTGGTCAGTTGCGAGTGTCCAACACCcatgaattaaaaatatataataaaattaattaagcatttattaaaatatatgtcagacaaaatttgaatgtttttttttccctttataATTAGGATTCgcttaattatatataatatggaCCCATATGATCGACGAATTGCATTTCGattaaaaatgttcaaaattTATTCGTCCCTACTACAAAATGGAAATCTTGAGTGGTTGAAAGAAAAAGAACATTGGGAAACATGGAGGAACCACTAAAAAAAAGAACATTGGGAAACATGGAGGAAGCATATTTATTGCTGTTTGCACCTAAACATATCTCATAACATATCCGTCAATTGACTTgtaactcatctcaaatttagaGAAAAATATAAGGTTCGAGACCCaacaatacaaaaataaaataaaaaatatcctCCCCAactcaaaataaaaaagaacACAACTTGTCCGCATCACCAGTAATTTATCATTCTGAAAAACTAGTTCGAATTCTTCAAAATCACCACCTACAGTTCATTTTTTACAAATCAAATTTACGCgaataaaacataatatcaCAGCTAGTAAATTCTCTCTGCCGTAGATACTGGACGTAAGAAAACAACGATAACTGTAATGTTATCTTTGCTGCCTCGTGCTGCAGCTTCAGTCGCCAATCTCTTCGCGCACATTCCAGCCTCTTTCACCGTGTCTCTGATGATGCTAACGACGTCTGTGTTTCTCATGACATCCCACAGCCCATCACTGGCCATCACCTGCAAAATTAATTACACATATTATAATcaatagaaaagaaaaaagatgtAAATATTTATTTAGGAGTGAttgggaaaaaatatatattatttggatATACACCATGAATTAAAAACCATTTTTCCTAAAAGTTTGATTTCACAAAAGTGGTCCGATAACAGCTTTTAATATGCCTCAGAAGTATGCATAAGACCAGAACACATTACACACACCAGAAATTAATTAATAGTTCCCATTACTTGGATTCTAGGCAACAATTATCTAGACTCTAGAGTTTAGGCAACAAATTATGTACACCCAAATATCTATTGCAAATGGCTTCCCAAATAAATATGACTTACTACATATTCATCTTCTGCCGATAGTAAAGTTTCATCAACCTCAGGTTCTGCAGTTACATAAGGCTTTAGATCATCATCGCCAATGGATCGTGTCACCTGATAAAAGAACATAATGACAAAAGACAAAGCAATATCGGATACAGAAATCACAAAACATTATAGAGACAAAATGCACATATTTATATCTTGTCCTTCATCAAAAAAAATTGTTAACACTAATTTTACTTAAGTGAATTACCTGGAGAGCGGCAGGACCAACCCTCCATGTATCAAGCTGCCATTTAACCTCTCCACCAGCACTAATGACTCGCTCTCTCTCTTCAAGACAACTAGCAACATGGTCCTACTATATTGAAGCCgtccaattaaaaaaaaaaaaaagcacacACCTTGCAGAGGTGGACCGAGGAATTCTAGGGAAAGAGGGAAAAATGGGATTGAGGTAAACTCAAAGGAAATCAGGAGGACTTATATAATTACATAAATTCCAGCTCACCCTGGTTAAAGCATAGGGATTCCCTGTACGACATAAAATCACTCTGCAATCGCCGGCATTAGCAACAAATAGCTTGTTTTTCACTATAAGAGCAGTGACTGCAGTACAACCAGGGTGGAAGTCCTTTTGAATAACTCCAGTTAATTTACGCTGAGAGTTTATCTCATTCCTGAAGACAATATCGGTCCTAACAAAAGCTTCTACTAGTGCTTTAGAAGGACTGCACACAAGCCAGATACATAAAGATAAGTAACTCTACAACACTCAAAATTAGATTATAAAGAGAAGGGTTTTACCTGCACGCTGAAATCTGAGTCCTCAAAAATTCAGGTAGAGCCCCAGCTGAAAACTCAGCAGCAGCTGCACCTGCACATAATACAGGAGCTTGTATTTGTTTCTTGATGCCATTTGCACAAGTCAATTGCAAAATATTCAAAAGGTCAAACAGCTATAATAGCTGAACCTAAAACAAAATACTGAGTGACCAGGCAATTGAGAAATCTTGCCATGAGAAAACATTCGTTCCTCTTCCCCCAATTTTCAACCAGAAAGGCAGCTTTTGTCTCTGAAAGAGATATTTTCTAACCTTATTTTCTTAATCTATTTACCCTTTCTCCCCAAATGAACAGGAAAACAGTAACTCGAGAGTTAATAATCCCTAGAGTTTGCATTGATGTCATTAGAAAGTGGATTTACATATACCTCGATGACCATCAAAAATCCCAAAAAAATGGACATCCTTTTCATTACAGAAATTGGGTATTAAAAAATGTGAATCCTCCATGGTTTCTCTTCTTCCACAAGTTGAGAAGGAACCCCAAGAGAGAACTGGGTGGTACACCAAAGAATTGTTTGAAGAGTGAAACCACGTGCCCCGAACATTATGAGAAGTAAGCAAATCACTTGGTGAAAACCCTTTGCCATGGGCAAACCAGTTAATTGGTTCTTGATAACTTTGCATGGTTGTTTCATGGGTATGCCCACAAGATATACGAGAGTTGACAAAGGCGTCATCTTTATTCACTCCTTTTTCGCGTTCAAACATTACATCAAGTTCTGAAACAATCTCATTGAAAGATGGCCTCTTTTGAGGGTCTGCATCCCAACATCTCTGTATCAAAGAGATGAACTTGGTTGAAGCACCGGACTCAGGGGTAGCTAGAACCGGTCGCAAGCCTTCAGAAACCACAGCAGCTGTAAGTTGCTGCCCGGTGTAGTTCATTTCCAAGACTGTATGCGCCTGCCACCAGCATGTTAAATGTAATAAGCCCAGAAGATCAATAATGACCCACCAATATAAACAACAAttaaaaaggaaataaaatacaaCGTGGCTGTTTAACACGAACTCAGTATGTTTGAGTATTATTTATCTTGAACTGCGTTTTGAGATTACCGAATTATATGATTCTGTTCTGTAATTAAGAAGTTCCATGACCAATACTAAGAGAGAGGCTGCTCAAAAGAAGACTGGAAGAAGTGTGCGAGGGCAAAACTCATGGGAATACAAGATGCAAGGATTCCTAACAAACTAGAAGTTGATAGTAGTCGATTTTGCAGTAAATACAAGGTAAAAAGTGCAAAATGTCACCATCACTGTACAAGCATCATTGATTTTCAAAACGATGTTTTCTCCTTCGCAACAGCGCAGGCAATAGAACCTGGCATAATttgcaaagaaaaaatatttgatgCCAACTTATCCTTTCTATACAAATTAGCTGACGCTCTTTTTCTTCAAACGAGTATGCgtaaacaaaggaaaaggaaaaggtaaatttttactttatttCTCCACCTTCCACCACATTAATTTCCCTTTTTCTCCAGTATTCTTGGTACAAAAAAGCAAAAAAATAAGTGATAACCTGTGCCTCTGCTCGAAGATCGGTATATGGGATTACACCAGTAAGAAGCTCACTGCAACATATAGAGGTTCAAGTATCACAGAATTTGGGGACAAATAAAGAGGTAAAATTACATTTCAGTAATAAATTAAAAGAAGTAAAATTGTTCTCCAATTACGCAGGCCTATCGTATAGTTATTTTTATCGTTTTCTTCATGCTCAAAATTCATCATTCCTTAAACATGGTGCAGCTACAATAAGCAGAACCCAATCATAAAGTCTTGATATTGAGGGGCCGCTAGTCAAGGCTCTTAGAGGTCTCTTGTTGTACCCATTAGGCAACTGCAATAGATAAATTCACCCTAATCGCAGAACTTcaataaatttcatttttaaagCCAAACCCGTAATTTCCACTTCATAACATTTCAACTCCACCCAACTAGACATCTACTTCTCAAGCAAATAACTAAAATAGATACAGCAAAAGGTGAGATCAATTTCTTCGAAGCATCAGCAGCACAAAATGCAAGGCTATATACCCAATCCCAAGCATCAGTAACACCTTGAATTGGCCAACAGCTCTTATAACTCAAGCTCTAagtgaattttttatttttattttttggaatCAGCTCACGTgaattttaataataagaaaatgcCACAGATTAGACCTCAAACAAATTGTTGAAGCAATTTTGCTTCTCATGATTGCTAAACAACtattatcaaaaaaaaataatatgctCCAGAGAATCATTTCAAGGAATTAGACGAGCATAAGAACAACATTCAATTTTCGTCAATCAAAGACATAACAAATCATTGGGAAGTTCTTACTTAATTGTGATTCCAAAACTATAAACATCAGATTTTTCGGTGTGTATCTCTTTTCTCAGCACTTCAGGTGCCATGTAAATAAGAGTACCGACCATATTTCTTTTGTGGAAGCCACCTGTTGGCTTGCCAGATTTCCAGTCTGCTGCGGAAACTTGTTTAAGATTATTCTTGTGCTCAGCTAAACCAAAGTCTGCTAAATGCGGATGAAAATTCTCGTCAAGCTGCACAGAACACTGCATAAATCATCATCTCATTCAAGATAAGTGCAACAGATGCCACATGCAagtaaaaatattaaagttcaCAAAAAATTCAAATGTGTAGTTAGTGTTATAAGTTTGGATGCATCAAAAGATCGTCGAAGACGTTACAAGAATATTTGCTGGTTTCACATCCCTATGCACAATCCCAAGGTTATGAAGATATTGTAGAGCTTTTGCTGCAAACAGAAAACAAAGAATCTGCCATCTTGAAAAGGTCAAaagagaagaagaaagaaaaattagaTCACTGAATAGATAGTTCAGAAACCAGCCAGTCAACTCATCAAAGGATCAAACCATAATGGCATAAAAGAGGAGGATAAAACATAGTCGACATAGATCTCCAGTGAACCTTATTTTGGATCTACTTGTTTAGAAAAACAGTTGCAATTCAGGAGCACATCATCCACCCCCACGCTAATCTGCCATCTCATGTATTACATATTCGTCAAATAAATCCATTTCCATCTACTGAATTTGGCGTGCAAAACACAAATTCATTCAAATTTTATGGCAGTTTCGAGAAGAAAATCATATTAGAGGCAGCAAAGATAAACTTTATGATTTCTAATTAATGGCATGTCCTCTTCCAGTTCGACTACCAAATTTGCATTTGTTGATCTTCGAAAAAGAAGATAAAAAATGTACAGACACTCTGCAAAACTAGAAGTCAGATACCATAATAGACACGATACAATAACCTTAAGTGCAAGTTAAATTTGCCCACACCATGAAACTCACCTTAAATCCATCATTAAAGGAATAAATTCAGAGAAGTTATTGTTCGAATTAGCAATAATTGGGGATTGAAAGAATAAGAATCTGCTATGCATATTCATTTTAATTTGTGGTCACAGCATATGATAGAACAAATTTGCCTGACGCGTTGTTTTTACCAAGTTTAGTTATCAtatgcacgtgcaagagttacaaaaaataagaatatattACAATTTCCACTTTGCTGATTGACGCTGCcagctatttttaaatttttttaaaaaaaatgaattattaaCCAAGATAGAACAAAGAACTTGAGGCAAACAACACTTAAGCACCAAATGTAGTTCAAAAGGCAAAGCATCAACCACGTCACAGTTAAGATGATACTCTATCATGCCATCAATTTCTGAGATAGTTAATGCCCCCCTGCTTTAATCATCAATATACCAAGAAAATTTATTGACACGCCAACTACTACTAAGATTCATCAGAGACGCGTGTCTGTACCTAAATAAAGGTTGATTTTAACTGCTTGACCAATGCTTGGACTCCATTCTTCAACGTGTAGTTTCTGGGCTAGATTTCCAGCCTCGTAAAATTCCAAGAAAAACATGTAGTTTGGCGGTCTTGCATGCGCCGCCACCAACTTTAATATTCCAGGATGATCTACCTTGCTTCAGCAATCATATCCCAAGAAAAAATTATAGTGCGCCAAAAATATTGTTTCTAAATACAAATGAGCATTACATGATAATCACAAAGACTATCAAATTCACTCTACACAAAGGATTCTAATTTTATCCACGGGAGCTGAATTCCACTCAATCGCATGCATTCATCTGTATAACCAAATCTTGCAATATTTGTGAGTTTAAAAAGTTGTAGACGGTAAATCTAACAAGATAACCAAGGTCTGTCATAATGGAGGCAAAAATGCTAGAAGTGACAAGACCAAGCAAAACTACATATAGAAAGGAATTGTGTTTAGGGAATTGACCTCGAAACATGCTGATACCGCAATACCGCGACCCAGAAGCTCAAGAAAGAAAAATATGCCAACAGTAGTTTTAAGCTCATACAATATTCGGAATTTTTTTCCCATAACCTGGTGTTTTCCCGATAAATATCataagaagaaagaaaaataaccAGAGTATTTGCAATTCTTTGTGGAATTTGTCGAGGTCGTCGGAAGTGGATAAAATCGGTTTCTTCACGGCCACTTTCGTACCATCAAGAACGGCTCCGTAAACCACACTCTCCGCCCCTTGAAACCAAAAATCCAGAAAATCCCAGTTGATATTTAAGCAAAAAGTATACTCATAGCTGATATACGAATATACGATCCTCGAAAAAATAATGTTGCGTGGATTATTTCCACACATACCTCGGGCAATTGGGGAAGCAATGGAGTAAGAAGAAGGGCGGAGATGAAGAGGGATCGTCTGACTGTGGCAGCAACCTCGAATACAATTGTTTGGTTCCATAATTTCcaataccattttctttaatctatGTTTCTTGAGGGATCACCAGGACGTAGAAATGGAAGCCAGTGAATTTCTTGAATTAGCTACACCACACAATACGCCATAAAACAGAAACTGGAATTATCCCCCGAAAAATTCATAATCCAGTTATCCCAATTTGGAAACGGAACCGAAATAGCTGTGATTTTAGTCGGTGAACAAGATCGAAATCAAGCCAAAATGGAACAATATTTTTTCGATGGAACATATTGTATATGACTTATCTAATATGTTTTAATTGACTGATATGgtttatatgatattatatcaACTACCATGGTTtaccaaaaataaataataatcgtCGTCTCACACTCTAGTAAACTAcatgatgatatatttttatctttataattttatttatgtcATGTCCTCATTATGTCGCGTATAATTTACTCCTTGTGCATTGTTCGTAGCGGCAAGCTCTTCAAGGGTTTTGGCGCCATGTTCAGATGGACAATTCCGTAAGATTAAGTTAAATGTGatgttgcatatttttttgCACCATGTTTTTCTGAATGTGTTTATTTCGATCTATAGCAAGAGTTGGCAATGACTGATAAATAGTTTTATATGAATTAAAAAGTGGTAAAGCAACATCTGATAAATGTGCATAATCATCACAACCATGATTTATTAAGAAACTAAGAACATAAAGAAGACATGGGAGTACACCAAAAGATACTAAAACCACTTCACATTTCAACTTTTCTCTAACATTACATACACATCTGGTTATCTAATCTCATCTGTACTATCCTCTACATCTCATTTCATTGGCATCAAATATATTGGAGAGAAAAAAATAAGGGAATGATTTCACAGCAAATGGCTACAGCTTCGAAAAATGGCTAACACCTTCGCGTCTGAGCCTATAATTCTTGGTTCTTGGAGATGTTTTCCAGGCAACAGCCGAGTAGTTGGATCGCATTTCATTCATGCTTTGTGGTATGCACGAGAAGAAACTCCGTGCAGAAGTCTGATGAACCCCAAGAAACTGAGATTTCCATCTGAGTGTCGAATCCAGTCCTGCAGAACCACATGGACAGGTACGGATGGACCAAGTCCAAGCTCCTGTCAAAAGGCGATAGAGACATGAGAATTTGTAACATCGTCGATTAACTATTGAACCAATCTAAACAGGGGCGGATCCAGAAATTAGGGAGATAGGGGAAAATGGAACAGACATGGCAGGCTACATGGATTTTGAGGAGCAAAACTtgcaattttataaaaattagatacaaaatttcaaaaaaaattctgaAATGAGGGGAGGATTGTCACCCTCATCCCCAAGCTGGACTCCCCCCTGTATATAAAGTCTTGAAACAACGATACAGGAAGATCTTTATAATTTAAAGAAGGCTAATTTAGTCCCTAATTTGTTTCAAGCAGAGGTAAGGGCATAGAACAAAGGGAGGAATACCGGGGCAAGTTCCTCTATCTTTATGGGCCTGTTTCCATCCTTCTCAAACAATTCATAGGCAAGGCGTGCGTGTTGCTCCCAGgtttccattccttccagctGATGTACACTTGTGGCTGCTGCACAAAATTCTTCAAGATCCAATTTCCCAAATTGAAGAGAACTCACCTGATTgacacatgaaaatatgatttaacCATTGTCATCACCAGTATAATATCAAGTCTTGTAACTATATATGATATGTCAAAAATCCATGACAGAACTAACGTTTGAAAGAGAAATGAGTTACCAAGAGTATTACCATATTGACATAATCCAGAACCCGTGAGTCCTTCATTGCATCGGTGGAGATCTTTGACATAGCCTGCGACCAAAGTAATAAAATCAGCGAAGTAAGATAAGatgattaaaaatactaaaaacagATACAGAGGGCGGCGAGAGAGAGATGACCGTTTTAAAGTTCTGTGGGTATATGAATCCGCTTTTACCCGGTCCTAGCAATTGGAACTGTTCCCTTAGATAGGTTAACTGAGGTACCGACAACGTTCTTGCAAGTGCCTGTTTCAAGAACAGGTTTCTTAGTAAATCATATCTGCAACGAGTACCATTTTCACTGAAGATAAACTTGAAATGAAAAAAGATGGTACAAGAGACACAAATTGTCCAAGGAATTGACagaaaatatcataattaataGATTACCAGTGAAAGTTATTTCTTATTACAGTCAAAATATACATACCCTTAAAGCTGTCTTTCTCAGAGAAGAGGAACATGTATAAGCTTTTACTAGCTTATACACAATCATATCCAGCGGGATGTTCATAGTGTGATTGCCAGCTAGCCATGGATGACCTATAAATCAAAAACTTCATCAACATATTTGGGTACCAAGTTATTCCACTAGATTTTCTTGGTGGACTCGCTGGAAAGACCAGTTTAGAAATCCCATTTTGGATAAAACAGAATCCATTATAAATATTTCCACCCGACTTACAAAGAGCCTGAGCTGCTGTTAGCCTTTTCCGGTAATCTTTGTTCAATAACCTCTTCACGAAATCTACGGCATTAGAGGACAGAGAAGGCCATGGATCTTCATCAAAGCTGGGGTCAGCCTTTAGAACATCGCGGAAGATTCCAGACTCTGTCCTTGACCAGAACGGTCTGCTTCCGCAAAGAAGAATATACGCGATTACACCGATACTCCACATATCGGCTTCCGTTCCATATGATCTATGCAAAACTTCGGGCGCCACGTAGTAAGCACTTCCAACAATATCATTCAATCGTTCATCTAAATTATCAATCCATCTAGATTAACACCACAAAAACATTGAAAAGAACACAAAAAAAAGTATTTCATACCAATAAACTCAACCTGGCTTTACATAATCGGACAGTCCAAAATCGATGGCTTTCAGAGTGGAATGCTCGTCATTTGATGTGAATAGAAAATTCTGAGACAatgtaaaattttcattttagttGTATCTAGTTATCATATTCTCCACAAAAGCAGGAAAAAATATTCATGAAGCGTATACATTGAATTGTACGAGTGCTTGTGTTTTAGCTGATATATATTTCCTGGAAAATGGAAAACCGACAATTGCACAGACAAGCTATCAGACTATCTAAATGATAATCATGGCATTCGTGGAAGAAATATTATAAGTTCAAAGATCAGTTGATTAATTAAAGACACTCGAAGAATATTTGTGCAATATAAGTTAAAGTTCACCAAATAAAGGAAGCTCCTGTTAGAGTAGTCCATAAATCAAAGAATATTTTCGAACATATTTCACCTATATAAAGAGGTGATGGTTGTAATGCAAACTAGTAGAGATTAATAGAGTTCTAGCAGTCAGATGTGAATGTAGACCTTTTATGGCACAACCACGCTAATCATTAGTTATACCGCATTCAttcattgatgtatttttacTACTTTAGAATATAGCCCTTACCAGAACTATGACTAAAGAAAATAAGACCAGAGTTCTCAATACATGGCTTGATGCGGCAAAACTAATAGATTGATTAAACGGAATAACTTTCCTTCAGGAGTGGGCAAATGAGactatttaatgaaataaaggTATTGCACTATGATATATTTGCTAGAAAAAGGCTTGTATAATAGTGTGTGACAGTAGATGTACCTCGGGTTTTAGGTCACGGTGAACCACACCTTGGAGATGACAATATGCAACCACGCTTAAAATCTGTACCATGACCATTTTAGCATCTTCTTCCGAGTATTTGCCACCCCTTGATCAAACAAACGGAAAATTACATAAAAGACCAAGAATGAAGAGAGACTCATAAAAATGGAAAGGAAAAGGAATTAAGCTTTACCTAGCAAGAATTTTATCCAGTAATTCTCCTCCTTCACATAACCTGCGGTGAGGAAAAAATTTTAGGAGGTcaatattcagattttagaTAGGCCGTGGCCGAGGTTCAGAGGGGATTTGAAACATGGCAGTTGAATGAGACCACAAAATGCCACGAAAAAGTAAGATTATATATCTCTCAGTGTCTAAAATATACTTGAGAAGATCGTttcttataaataaataaataaatatatacttGAGAAGAGCCTTAGCTTTGCCACCAAGTTAATTGATGTTAACAATCCAAACTTACTCCATTACAACATAGACATTTTCTTCATCCTCGAAGGCATCATAGAATTGTACTAAGTTCTTATGTCCTGTCAGTGCACGGAGTATCTTTACTTCTCTTCTGACGTCCTCTATGGCAATAGCTGTTGTCATCTGCAAAATAATATTTAGAAGATTTGGTCAATAAATAAGAGCTTCAACT is a window encoding:
- the LOC142552044 gene encoding CDPK-related kinase 1-like, whose protein sequence is MGLCHGKPVEPPQNLSETSILPGDNNDSTLNSLTGKTPKFSFYSPSPLPSAYKNSPAHSTSVPSTPLRFLKRPFPPPSPAKHIKALLARRHGSLKPNEATIPEGSECEIIGLDKNFGLLKNFNSHYQLEDEVGRGHFGYTCAAKGKKGSMKGQDVAVKVIPKSKMTTAIAIEDVRREVKILRALTGHKNLVQFYDAFEDEENVYVVMELCEGGELLDKILARGGKYSEEDAKMVMVQILSVVAYCHLQGVVHRDLKPENFLFTSNDEHSTLKAIDFGLSDYVKPDERLNDIVGSAYYVAPEVLHRSYGTEADMWSIGVIAYILLCGSRPFWSRTESGIFRDVLKADPSFDEDPWPSLSSNAVDFVKRLLNKDYRKRLTAAQALCHPWLAGNHTMNIPLDMIVYKLVKAYTCSSSLRKTALRALARTLSVPQLTYLREQFQLLGPGKSGFIYPQNFKTAMSKISTDAMKDSRVLDYVNMVSSLQFGKLDLEEFCAAATSVHQLEGMETWEQHARLAYELFEKDGNRPIKIEELAPELGLGPSVPVHVVLQDWIRHSDGNLSFLGFIRLLHGVSSRAYHKA